A genomic stretch from Zeimonas sediminis includes:
- the aceE gene encoding pyruvate dehydrogenase (acetyl-transferring), homodimeric type yields the protein MTDLSAQNWLPQTQGVSEPPRVDEPAVDVDPTETSEWIEALDTLIATQGPERAKYLLDRLAQHARAQQVGWKPSLVTPYRNTIPVGEQPRFPGDLDIEQRIAAIVRWNALAMVVRANKAYGELGGHISSYASAADLFEVGFNHFFRARGEQHGGDLVFFQPHSAPGVYARAYLEGRLPESALEHYRQEVSAAKKGLQGLSSYPHPWLMPDFWQFPTGSMGIGPISAIYQARFMRYMEHRGLLAASDRKVWGFFGDGEMDEPESIGALALAARERLDNLVFVINCNLQRLDGPVRGNGRIIDELEGVFTGAGWNVVKVVWGSDWDALFERDRAQALLRAFADTVDGEFQTLSSKDGRYNRERFFGQSPELAALVEAMTDAEIDRLHRGGHDIVKVHAAFRAAVAHRGQPTVILAKTMKGYGMGSAGQGRMTTHQQKKLDPDAVLAYRDRFSLPLTDEQALSLAFYRPGDDSDEMRYLQKQRARLGGYLPARRSDCAQVPVPPVGRYAGFALAADGKEMSTTMAFVRMLGQLLKDPALGPRIVPIVADEARTFGMANLFRQVGIYSPHGQRYEPEDAGSMLYYREDVCGQILEEGITEAGALSSWTAAATSYSTHGQPMLPFYIYYSIFGFQRVGDLIWAAADQRPRGFLIGATSGRTTLAGEGLQHQDGSSHLHAMTVPNCKAWDPAFAGELAVIVDAGMREMLVEQRDVFHYVTVGNENYAQPSLPGLSQGGDGTGIEVDPVVREGILRGMYRFRAAGAGGEAGTGAAGAAAAPAGGGRRRSKPAAPRVQLLGAGAILREAIGAAELLEAIGIAADIWSVTSFSELARDGMSAERRHRLALAGSASGDVGAARPADAAAAAAAAGGACWVQHCLAGTDGPIVAATDYVRLVPESIRAWLPEGRRYVTLGTDGFGRSDARARLREFFEVDAKAIAWAAVVALCDEGVLTREQAAEAASRWNVAGEAADPWTV from the coding sequence ATGACCGACCTTTCCGCCCAGAACTGGCTGCCGCAGACCCAGGGCGTTTCCGAACCGCCCCGCGTCGACGAGCCGGCTGTCGACGTCGACCCCACCGAGACCTCCGAGTGGATCGAGGCGCTCGACACGCTGATCGCCACGCAGGGCCCCGAGCGCGCGAAGTACCTGCTCGACCGCCTTGCGCAGCACGCGCGCGCGCAGCAGGTCGGCTGGAAGCCGTCACTGGTCACGCCCTACCGGAACACGATCCCGGTCGGCGAGCAGCCGCGCTTTCCCGGCGATCTCGACATCGAGCAGCGGATCGCGGCGATCGTGCGCTGGAACGCGCTGGCGATGGTGGTGCGGGCCAACAAGGCGTACGGCGAGCTGGGCGGCCACATCTCGAGCTACGCGTCGGCGGCCGACCTGTTCGAGGTGGGCTTCAATCACTTCTTCCGCGCGCGCGGCGAGCAGCACGGCGGCGATCTCGTCTTCTTCCAGCCGCACTCCGCGCCGGGCGTCTACGCCCGCGCCTACCTGGAGGGCCGGCTGCCCGAGTCGGCGCTCGAGCACTACCGACAGGAAGTCAGCGCCGCGAAGAAGGGCCTGCAGGGGCTGTCCTCGTACCCGCACCCGTGGCTGATGCCGGACTTCTGGCAGTTCCCGACCGGATCGATGGGCATCGGCCCGATCTCGGCGATCTACCAGGCGCGCTTCATGCGCTACATGGAGCATCGCGGGCTGCTCGCCGCCAGCGACCGCAAGGTTTGGGGCTTCTTCGGCGACGGCGAGATGGACGAGCCCGAGTCGATCGGCGCGCTGGCGCTTGCCGCGCGCGAGCGGCTCGACAACCTGGTCTTCGTCATCAACTGCAACCTGCAGCGGCTCGACGGGCCGGTCCGCGGCAATGGCCGGATCATCGACGAGCTGGAAGGCGTGTTCACCGGCGCCGGCTGGAACGTGGTCAAGGTGGTCTGGGGCTCGGACTGGGACGCGCTGTTCGAGCGCGACCGCGCGCAGGCGCTGCTGCGCGCCTTCGCCGACACCGTCGACGGCGAGTTCCAGACGCTTTCGTCGAAGGACGGCCGCTACAACCGCGAGCGTTTCTTCGGGCAGTCGCCCGAGCTGGCCGCGCTGGTCGAGGCGATGACCGACGCCGAGATCGACCGGCTGCACCGCGGCGGCCACGACATCGTCAAGGTTCACGCGGCCTTCCGCGCGGCGGTCGCGCATCGCGGCCAGCCGACCGTGATCCTGGCCAAGACGATGAAGGGCTACGGCATGGGCTCGGCCGGCCAGGGCCGGATGACCACGCACCAGCAGAAGAAGCTCGACCCCGACGCGGTGCTCGCCTACCGCGACCGCTTCTCGCTGCCCCTGACCGACGAGCAGGCGTTGTCGCTGGCCTTCTACCGGCCCGGCGACGACAGCGACGAGATGCGCTACCTGCAGAAGCAGCGCGCCAGGCTCGGCGGCTACCTGCCGGCGCGGCGCAGTGACTGCGCCCAGGTGCCGGTGCCGCCGGTCGGCCGTTACGCCGGCTTCGCGCTGGCCGCCGACGGCAAGGAGATGTCGACGACGATGGCCTTCGTGCGGATGCTCGGCCAGTTGCTGAAGGACCCGGCGCTGGGCCCCCGCATCGTGCCGATCGTGGCCGACGAGGCGCGCACCTTCGGCATGGCCAACCTGTTCCGGCAGGTCGGCATCTATTCGCCGCACGGCCAGCGCTACGAGCCCGAGGACGCCGGCTCGATGCTCTACTACCGCGAGGACGTCTGCGGCCAGATCCTCGAGGAGGGCATCACCGAGGCCGGCGCGCTGTCCTCGTGGACCGCCGCCGCCACCTCGTACTCGACGCACGGGCAGCCGATGCTGCCCTTCTACATCTACTACTCGATCTTCGGCTTCCAGCGGGTCGGCGACCTGATCTGGGCCGCCGCCGACCAGCGCCCGCGCGGCTTCCTGATCGGGGCGACCTCGGGCCGCACCACGCTGGCCGGCGAGGGCCTGCAGCACCAGGACGGCTCCAGCCACCTGCACGCGATGACGGTGCCCAACTGCAAGGCCTGGGATCCGGCCTTCGCCGGCGAACTGGCGGTCATCGTCGACGCCGGCATGCGCGAGATGCTGGTCGAGCAGCGCGACGTGTTCCACTACGTCACGGTTGGCAACGAGAACTACGCGCAGCCGAGCCTGCCGGGCCTGTCGCAGGGCGGCGACGGGACTGGCATCGAGGTCGATCCGGTGGTGCGCGAGGGCATCCTGCGCGGCATGTACCGCTTCCGGGCGGCCGGTGCCGGCGGGGAGGCCGGGACTGGCGCCGCCGGCGCCGCAGCGGCTCCCGCCGGCGGCGGTCGCCGCCGCTCTAAGCCCGCGGCGCCGCGGGTCCAGCTGCTCGGCGCCGGCGCGATCCTGCGCGAGGCGATCGGGGCCGCCGAGCTGCTCGAAGCGATCGGCATCGCGGCCGACATCTGGAGCGTGACCAGCTTCTCCGAGCTCGCGCGCGACGGCATGAGCGCCGAGCGGAGGCATCGGCTGGCCCTCGCGGGAAGTGCGTCCGGCGATGTCGGCGCGGCACGGCCGGCCGACGCAGCAGCCGCCGCCGCCGCCGCGGGCGGCGCCTGCTGGGTGCAGCACTGCCTCGCCGGTACCGACGGGCCGATCGTCGCCGCCACCGACTACGTGCGGCTGGTTCCCGAGAGCATCCGGGCCTGGCTGCCGGAAGGCCGCCGCTACGTCACCCTGGGCACCGACGGCTTCGGGCGCAGCGACGCCCGGGCGCGGCTGCGGGAATTCTTCGAGGTCGACGCGAAGGCGATCGCGTGGGCGGCCGTGGTCGCGCTGTGCGACGAGGGTGTCCTGACCCGCGAGCAGGCGGCCGAGGCGGCGAGTCGCTGGAACGTGGCCGGCGAGGCGGCCGACCCCTGGACTGTGTGA